Proteins encoded by one window of Lycium barbarum isolate Lr01 chromosome 11, ASM1917538v2, whole genome shotgun sequence:
- the LOC132616833 gene encoding uncharacterized protein LOC132616833, with amino-acid sequence MMNSDSIKPMAVPTKEEDSTSLLSFDTDSSQSTPPKPPLTTLIFTALILVTCIALSTAVAFGFLFFSSTSHGSLSISNVSRPLKKLKHPVVILISSDGFRFGYQYKTDTPNINRLIKNGTEAELGLIPVFPTLTFPNHYAIVTGLYPAYHGIINNYFLDPNTGEGFSMGSHDPKWWLGEPLWETVVNNGLKAATYFWPGSEVNKGGWTCQELFCKRYNGSVPFEERVDTVLKYFDLPSDEIPSFMTLYFEDPDHQGHKVGPDDPEITEAVVRIDGMIGKLIKGLEERGVFEDVNVIMVGDHGMVGTCDKKLIFLEDLAPWIEIPKDWIQSYSPLLSIRPPPSYSAKDVVTKMNEGLKSGKVQNGQYLKVYLKEELPDRLHYSASDRIPPIIGLIDEAFKVEQKSSKRKECGGSHGYDNAFFSMRTIFIGHGPKFARGRKVPSFENVQIYNLVTKILNIQGASNNGTTSFLESILLPNH; translated from the coding sequence ATGATGAATTCCGATTCAATCAAGCCTATGGCAGTACCAACAAAAGAGGAAGATAGTActtctttgctttcttttgacaCAGATTCTTCCCAATCTACTCCTCCAAAACCCCCTTTAACTACATTAATTTTCACAGCTTTAATTCTTGTTACTTGTATAGCTCTATCTACAGCTGTTGCCTTTGGTTTTCTCTTCTTTTCGTCCACTTCACATGGTTCTCTATCCATTTCTAATGTATCAAGACCACTCAAGAAACTGAAACATCCAGTTGTAATCTTGATTTCCTCAGATGGATTTAGGTTTGGATATCAGTATAAAACAGATACACCAAATATTAATAGATTGATCAAGAATGGTACAGAAGCTGAACTTGGTTTAATTCCTGTGTTCCCAACTTTGACTTTTCCTAATCATTATGCTATTGTTACTGGTTTATACCCTGCTTATCATGGTATTATAAACAATTATTTTCTTGATCCTAATACCGGTGAGGGTTTTAGTATGGGGAGTCATGATCCTAAGTGGTGGCTTGGTGAGCCACTTTGGGAGACTGTTGTTAATAATGGTCTTAAGGCTGCTACTTATTTTTGGCCTGGATCTGAGGTGAATAAAGGTGGTTGGACTTGTCAGGAATTATTCTGTAAGAGGTATAATGGTTCTGTCCCGTTTGAGGAACGAGTTGATACTGTTTTGAAGTATTTTGATTTGCCTAGTGATGAAATTCCGTCGTTTATGACACTTTATTTTGAAGACCCTGATCATCAGGGTCATAAGGTTGGTCCAGATGATCCTGAAATCACTGAAGCGGTTGTGAGAATTGATGGGATGATTGGGAAGTTGATTAAAGGTTTAGAAGAAAGAGGGGTTTTTGAGGATGTGAATGTTATAATGGTTGGGGATCATGGTATGGTTGGGACTTGCGATAAAAAGTTAATCTTTTTGGAGGATTTGGCTCCGTGGATTGAAATTCCAAAGGATTGGATACAGTCATATAGTCCATTGCTTTCCATTCGTCCACCACCGAGTTACTCTGCCAAGGATGTTGTTACCAAGATGAATGAGGGCTTAAAGTCAGGGAAGGTTCAGAATGGGCAGTATTTGAAAGTCTATTTAAAGGAGGAGCTGCCTGATCGGCTGCATTATTCCGCGAGTGATCGAATACCACCCATTATTGGGTTGATTGATGAAGCATTTAAAGTCGAACAGAAGAGCTCAAAAAGGAAAGAATGTGGTGGATCTCATGGTTATGACAATGCCTTTTTCTCAATGAGGACCATATTCATTGGCCATGGTCCTAAGTTTGCTAGGGGCCGCAAAGTCCCATCTTTTGAGAATGTTCAGATTTACAACCTGGTTACCAAAATCCTTAATATACAAGGAGCATCCAATAATGGGACAACATCATTTCTAGAGTCGATCCTTTTACCCAACCACTGA